In the Desulfosporosinus acidiphilus SJ4 genome, GTTTTTGCTGGCGCAGGCGGTGGGGTTCCAAGTATGAAATCCAGAGGATTCGGTCGGATTGTAAATATAGCCTCTGTACACGCAAAAATAGCTTCGGTCTACAAAGCCGGATATGTCTCTGCTAAACATGGCTTATTAGGGCTTACAAGAGTTCTCGCCTTGGAAACGGCTGGGTTTGGCATTACAGCAAATGCAATTTGCCCAGGTTATGTGGATACTCCTCTAGTACGAAAGCAGCTTCATAATTTGGCGGAAAACCATCATATGT is a window encoding:
- a CDS encoding SDR family oxidoreductase, with translation MKSRGFGRIVNIASVHAKIASVYKAGYVSAKHGLLGLTRVLALETAGFGITANAICPGYVDTPLVRKQLHNLAENHHMSEEQVLQEVILRPVPQKRLLTPQEIGYLALYLCSDAAASITAQGYTIDGGWSQV